A portion of the Punica granatum isolate Tunisia-2019 chromosome 7, ASM765513v2, whole genome shotgun sequence genome contains these proteins:
- the LOC116214284 gene encoding LOW QUALITY PROTEIN: histidine--tRNA ligase, cytoplasmic-like (The sequence of the model RefSeq protein was modified relative to this genomic sequence to represent the inferred CDS: deleted 1 base in 1 codon), with the protein MPDGEPATVTLGGKGSALAPSSVFATANGLAKLRVDSSALDRLAACRSSPSAAHQISFPSQFTPEESRASLTVLLNRLLLSGASSTRTVIPVLFSTSLNSRESLLDLGPLSVTDEELSILERSEANLIGVCALLDYQSTLLSTVVDAVAALSCEAIKADVSSFNSVDAGDVFTSKDEIGVSSDMKVLLNGSKLVGKVEVEAVHSILKIHATLRKVVKSVHLEMRANLNSVVKVGKAGSWRDGAVEAGATALLPLASALQNVGESSLLRTKMNLDLITAEKKSEKKKKKVALGKGTAVVVQLIKDRFQRIGGNAVDSVDIVEKSVEDLLLSFDTKGRQFDVLLKTLKDILESNESRRLPKLPKGTRDFAKEQMAIREKAFSIITEVFKKHGATALDTPVFELRETLMGKYGEDSKLIYDLADQGGELCSLRYDLTVPFARYMAMNGLTSMKRYQIAKVYRRDNPSKGRYREFYQCDFDIAGQYARMQPDSEVIKIMTELLDKLNIGEYVVKLNHRKLLDGMLEICGVPPEKFRTICSSVDKLDKQSFDQIRKEMVEEKGLTPEMADGIGEFVKKKGRPLELLSELQQKGGKFLGNEGSVQALDDLEILFKALEKAKCIDRVVFDLSLARGLDYYTGVIYEAVFKGVTQVGSIAGGGRFDNLIGMFGSKPVPAVGVSLGIERVFAIMEQNQKDQNQTIRATETQVLVGFLGEDLHLGTELVNEFWEANVKAELMLSKRVMKHIDHAKDSRIPYLVLVGEMELNKGVVKLKDIEAAKEEVIPRTQMVEEVKKRLLTVKEATL; encoded by the exons ATGCCTGACGGTGAGCCGGCGACCGTTACATTGGGCGGCAAGGGGTCCGCCCTGGCTCCGTCTTCCGTGTTCGCAACAGCGAATGGGCTCGCCAAGTTGCGGGTCGATTCATCGGCCCTTGATCGGCTCGCCGCCTGTCGGAGCTCTCCCTCCGCCGCTCACCAGATATCCTTTCCCTCCCAGTTCACTCCGGAGGAATCCAGAGCTTCCCTCACCGTGCTCCTCAATAGGCTCCTTCTCTCCGGTGCTTCAAGCACACGTACGGTCATCCCTGTATTGTTCTCCACCTCATTGAATTCACGGGAGAGTCTCCTCGACTTGGGACCCCTCAGTGTCACCGACGAAGAACTGAGTATATTGGAAAGATCAGAGGCCAATTTGATCGGCGTTTGCGCCCTGTTGGATTACCAGTCGACTCTCCTGTCCACGGTTGTGGACGCGGTGGCTGCATTGTCGTGCGAAGCCATCAAGGCTGACGTCTCGTCTTTCAATTCGGTGGATGCAGGCGATGTCTTTACCTCCAAGGATGAGATAGGGGTTAGCAGTGACATGAAGGTTTTGCTCAATGGTTCTAAGCTGGTGGGAAAGGTCGAGGTTGAAGCAGTTCACagtattttgaaaatacatGCGACTTTGAGAAAAGTGGTGAAGTCGGTGCACTTAGAAATGCGGGCTAATTTGAATTCGGTTGTAAAAGTTGGAAAAGCCGGCTCTTGGAGGGATGGAGCTGTGGAGGCAGGGGCCACTGCCCTGCTGCCGCTGGCCTCTGCGCTTCAAAATGTGGGCGAGAGTAGTTTATTGCGTACCAAAATGAATTTGGATTTGATTACTGCCGAGAAGAAgagcgaa aagaagaagaagaaggtggCCTTGGGGAAGGGAACTGCTGTTGTGGTGCAGCTGATTAAAGACAGATTTCAGAGAATCGGAGGAAACGCTGTTGATAGTGTTGACATAGTGGAGAAATCTGTTGAGGATCTTTTGTTATCTTTTGACACGAAAGGTCGGCAATTTGATGTCTTATTGAAGACACTTAAAGACATTCTAGAAAGCAATGAAAGTAGAAGGCTACCCAAGCTTCCCAAG GGCACTCGTGATTTTGCAAAAGAGCAAATGGCAATAAGAGAGAAAGCGTTCTCGATCATAACAGAGGTTTTCAAGAAGCATGGTGCAACAGCCCTTGATACTCCGGTTTTTGAATTGAGAGAGACTCTAATGGGAAAGTACGGGGAGGACTCAAAGTTGATTTATGATCTTGCTGATCAG GGTGGAGAGCTTTGTTCCCTACGCTATGACTTGACTGTCCCATTTGCAAGATATATGGCCATGAATGGTCTCACATCAATGAAAAGGTACCAAATTGCCAAGGTGTACAGAAGGGACAACCCGTCAAAGGGAAGATATCGCGAGTTCTACCAATGTGATTTCGACATTGCTGGTCAGTATGCAAGAATGCAACCAGATTCTGAGGTCATAAAGATAATGACTGAGCTGCTTGATAAGCTGAACATTGGAGAATATGTG GTGAAGTTGAATCACCGGAAGCTACTTGATGGGATGTTGGAAATATGTGGTGTGCCTCCAGAAAAATTCCGAACTATTTGCTCAAGTGTTGACAAGTTAGACAAGCAGTCATTTGATCAGATTAGAAAAGAAATG GTGGAGGAGAAGGGTTTAACTCCTGAGATGGCAGATGGAATTGGTGagtttgtgaagaagaagggacGGCCTTTAGAGTTGCTCTCTGAGCTTCAGCAGAAGGGCGGCAAATTTTTGGGGAATGAAGGATCTGTCCAAGCACTGGATGACTTGGAGATATTGTTCAAAGCTCTTGAGAAGGCAAAGTGCATTGACAGAGTTGTTTTTGATCTGAGTCTCGCAAGAGGTCTTGATTATTATACTGGTGTCATCTATGAAGCCGTTTTCAAGGGAGTTACACAG GTCGGTTCAATTGCTGGTGGTGGCCGATTTGACAACCTCATAGGAATGTTTGGCTCAAAGCCGGTTCCAGCAGTTGGCGTCAGTCTCGGAATTGAAAGAGTTTTTGCCATAATGGAGCAAAATCAGAAGGACCAAAATCAA ACAATTCGAGCCACGGAGACACAGGTTTTGGTGGGGTTCTTGGGAGAGGACTTGCATCTGGGCACAGAGCTGGTGAACGAGTTCTGGGAAGCCAACGTGAAAGCAGAGCTCATGCTCAGCAAGCGAGTAATGAAGCACATCGACCACGCCAAAGACTCAAGGATCCCCTACCTTGTACTCGTGGGTGAGATGGAGCTGAACAAAGGGGTGGTGAAACTGAAAGATATTGAGGCCGCCAAGGAAGAAGTCATCCCGAGAACCCAGATGGTTGAGGAAGTTAAGAAGCGCTTGTTAACTGTCAAAGAAGCCACATTGTAA
- the LOC116215264 gene encoding 26S proteasome non-ATPase regulatory subunit 6: MEGQEGTQQPHLVLAHKLFLLRHPDVQDIEKVRLKEEVLASIKADDMISLYETLVEESVLERDQGILDSMRANIDQELKKLDEKITDAEENLGESEVREAHLAKSLFFIQIGDKEKALEQLKVTETKTVAVGQKMDLVFYTLQLGFFYMDFDLISKSIDKAKNLFEEGGDWERKNRLKVYEGLYCMSTRNFRRAADLFLDSISTFTTYELFPYDTFIFYTVLTSIISLDRVSLKQKVVDAPEILTVIGKVPYLSGFLNSLYDCQYKSFFLAFAGLTEQIKLDRYLHPHFRYYMREVRIVVYSQFLESYKSVTIQAMSKAFGVTVDFIDLELSRFIAGGKLHCKIDKVAGVLETNRPDAKNALYQATIKQGDFLLNRIQKLSRVIDL, encoded by the exons ATGGAAGGCCAAGAGGGGACTCAGCAGCCTCACCTCGTGCTGGCGCACAAGCTCTTCCTTCTCCGGCACCCCGACGTTCAAGACATCGAGAAGGTCCGCCTTAAGGAGGAGGTCCTCGCCTCCATCAAAGCCGATG ACATGATTTCGCTCTACGAAACCCTAGTCGAGGAGTCAGTTTTGGAGAGGGATCAGGGGATTTTGGACTCAATGCGTGCAAATATCGATCAGGAGCTCAAGAAGCTCGACGAGAA GATAACAGATGCTGAAGAAAACTTAGGTGAAAGTGAAGTTAGAGAAGCTCATTTGGCTAAGTCCTTGTTTTTCATCCAAATTGGTGACAAG GAGAAAGCACTGGAGCAACTCAAGGTGACTGAAACTAAAACAGTCGCTGTTGGGCAAAAGATGGACCTAGTTTTCTATACATTGCAGCTTGGGTTTTTCTACATGGATTTTGATCTTATTTCCAAGAGCATTGACAAAGCAAAGAA CTTGTTCGAAGAAGGAGGTGACTGGGAAAGGAAAAACCGTTTGAAGGTTTATGAAGGCCTTTATTGCATGTCCACCCGAAACTTTAGGAGGGCGGCCGATTTGTTCCTCGATTCCATTTCAACCTTCACAACCTATGAACTTTTCCCGTACGACACATTCATATTCTACACAGTCCTTACAAGTATAATATCATTGGACAGAGTTTCCCTGAAGCAGAAG GTTGTGGATGCTCCTGAGATCTTGACCGTGATTGGAAAAGTCCCATATCTGTCTGGGTTTTTGAACTCTCTCTATGATTGTCAATATAAGTCATTTTTCTTAGCTTTTG CTGGTTTGACTGAGCAAATAAAGTTGGACCGTTACTTGCATCCTCACTTCCGGTATTACATGAGGGAGGTCAGAATTGTGGTCTACTCCCAGTTCCTCGAATCGTACAAGAGTGTGACCATCCAAGCGATGTCAAAGGCTTTTGGAGTAACTGTCGACTTCATTGATCT GGAGCTGTCACGATTCATTGCTGGTGGGAAGCTTCATTGCAAGATTGATAAGGTTGCAGGTGTTCTCGAGACTAACCGACCTGATGCTAAGAATGCGCTTTATCAGGCTACCATTAAGCAAGGGGACTTCCTACTGAACCGGATCCAGAAGCTGTCTCGTGTCATTGATCTGTGA
- the LOC116213546 gene encoding uncharacterized protein LOC116213546 — protein MTATAPPPLSFLPFFFFFFTAVSPASATLRPPGQGQQRNPAVSGEPVREERILENGVPQKSRLLFRKVYCNVKLAPEDNEPEETLVSRFRREVVKAGVLQECKRRRFFETKREPKKRKTREAAAAKRYRSSKRRPQAKNSIQAKEGLRRRR, from the exons ATGACCGCGACAGCGCCACCacctctctctttcctccccttcttcttcttcttcttcaccgcCGTCTCTCCAGCTTCGGCCACACTCCGACCTCCGG GACAAGGACAACAACGAAACCCCGCAGTATCTGGTGAGCCGGTTCGGGAGGAGAGGATATTGGAGAATGGCGTGCCGCAGAAAAGCAGGTTGCTTTTCAGGAAGGTGTACTGCAACGTGAAGCTAGCTCCCGAGGACAACGAGCCCGAGGAGACGCTGGTGAGCCGGTTCAGGAGGGAGGTGGTGAAGGCGGGCGTGCTGCAGGAATGCAAGCGGAGGAGGTTCTTCGAGACCAAGCGGGAGCCAAAGAAGCGTAAAACCCGAGAAGCTGCCGCTGCCAAGAGATATCGCAGCAGCAAGAG GCGCCCACAGGCTAAAAATTCAATACAGGCAAAGGAGGGACtccgaagaagaagatga